Genomic DNA from Geomonas agri:
CGGAGGAGAAAGGTTACTGGAAGGACGTGGGGACCATCGAGAGCTACTACGAGGCAAACATGGACCTGATCCACGTCTCACCGCAGCTGAACCTCTACAACTACAAGTGGCCCATCCTGACCAACCAGGGCAACCTCCCCCCGGCGAAGACTGTCTTCGACGAGGAAGGGCGCCGCGGCATGAACATCGACTCCTACGTCTGCGCCGGGTGCATCACCAGCGGGGCCACGGTGCGCCGCACCATCCTGGGCCCGCGCTGCAAGGTGAACAGCTACAGCGAGATTGACGATTCCATCCTCTTCGAAAACGTCACCGTCGGGCGCCACGTGAAGATCAAGCGCACCATTATCGACAAGAACGTCGTCATCCCGGACGGCACCGAGATCGGCTACGACCACGATGAAGACCGGGCCAAGGGGTACCGGGTCACCGAATCGGGGATCGTCGTGGTATCGATGGCGGAAGCCAAGTAAGGCGGGCGGCTGCGCCGCCCATGAACTTCGCAACGGCAACAGACACCCCGGCCACCGCAGCCAGTCGCCCCAAAAGGCGGGAGCACGCATGCGGGCAGTATCGAAGCGCAACCAAAGGCGCGAGATCAACAAGATCGTCGGGGTCTACGCCCTGTTTGGCAGCGCCTGGATCTACCTTTCCGGCTACGCCCTGATCTGGCTGGTTTCCGACCGTCACATCGCCGAGCAGATCGAGGTCTACAAGGGGCTCATGTTCATCATGGTCACCTCGGCGCTGCTCTACCAGCTGATCTCCCGCTTCGTCCGGCGGCTCGCGGAGTCGGTGGACAGGCTCGAGGAGAGCGAGGCACGCTTCCAGGCCATCTACCACAACGTCAACGACGCCCTCTTTATCCACGATGCCGCCACCGGCGAACTGGTGGACGTAAACCGCACCATGTGCGAGATGTTCGGCTACAGACCGGAAGAGGCCCTGGGCCTGACCGTGTCGGAGTTGAGCCTGGGGGAGCCTCCTTACGCGGAGGAAGACGCGCTACAGCTGTTGCGCCAGGCGGCGACGGGCCCGCCCATGACGGTGCGGTGGCGCAGCAGGAAAAAGGACGGCTCCCTGTTCTGGTCCGAGGTGAGCCTGCGCCGTGCCGACATCGGCGGCAGCGACCGGATCATCGTCCTAGTACGCGACATCACGGCGCGCCACCAGATCGAGGAGGCCCTGCAGCAAAACGAAGAGATCCTCAAGGTTCTCATGGAGGAGATGCCGGCGGGGGTGGGATGGGCCGACGAAAGCGGCAGAATCCAGTACCTCAACAGCTACGTCAGCGACTGGCTGGGCTACGTTTCCGACGACCACCCTACCCTGGAACAGCTGATGGAGCGCGCCCTCCCCGACCGTGCCTACCGCGACCAGGTCCTGGCCGCCTGGCGCGAAGAGATCGCGAAAACCCTCGAGAGCGACGTGCCGGTCACCCCGCAGGAGGCGAAGATCTCGTGCGCCGACGGATCGTCAAAGCACATCATCCTCAACACCCGTCTGGTTCACCACCGCATCCTGTTCACCCTGACCGACATCACCAAATGGGAGGCGATGCAAAAGGAGCTGCTGAAGGCCCAGAAACTGGAATCCCTGGGTGTTCTCGCCGGCGGCATCGCCCACGATTTCAATAACATCCTCACCGGCATCCTCGGAAATCTCTCCTTTGCCGAGCTACTGCTCGACCCGGAACACCCGGCACAGGGTGCGGTAAAGAACGCCGGGAAGGCGTCGCAGCGCGCGGCCGAACTGGCGCACCAGCTGCTGACCTTCTCCAAGGGGGGACAGCCCATCAAGAAGGTGGTCCCGCTGGGGAGGCTCATCGAGGAATCCCTCGCCCTGTCCCTGCACGGCACCAAGGTACAGACCCGGCTGGAACTCCAGGAAGGGCTGCACGCCATCGAAGCGGACGAGGGGCAGATGAACCAGGCGTTCAGCAACGTCATCATCAACGCCTGCCAGGCGATGCCAGGCGGAGGGGTGCTGACCGTTGCTGCGCAGAACGCACGGCTGCAGGCCAACAACGACCAGGGGCTTCCTTCCGGCGATTACGTCAAGGTATCCTTCACCGACCAGGGGTGCGGCATCGGCTACGAGGACCAGAAGCTCATCTTCGACCCCTACTACAGCACCAAACCCGGAGGGAGCGGACTCGGCCTCGCCTCCGTACATTCCATCGTCATCAAACATGGCGGCAGGGTCGAGGTTGCGTCCGCCCCCGGCGCAGGGACCACCCTCACCTTCTACCTTCCCTCCGCCGGTGAAGCGGTGCCGGACGAGGTGCCGCCGCAACCGGAGCGTTCTGGAAAACCGGGTGAAGGTACGGTGCTGGTGATGGACGATGAAGAGGCGATCAGGACGTTGACGCGGGACATGCTGCAGTACCTGGGGTACCAGGTGGTGACGTGCGCCGACGGTGAAGAGGCAGTGAGGCTGTACCGGGAGGCCGCCGGGGAGGGGAAACCTTTCGCGGTAGCCATCATGGACTTAACCATTCCGGCCGGTATGGGGGGCAAAGAGGCGGCGCAGCAGATCCTGGCGCTGGACCCGGGCGCGCGGCTCATCGTGTCGAGCGGCTACTCCAACGATCCGGTCATGGCGGAACATGCCGACTACGGCTTTTGCGCCGCCGTGGTCAAGCCTTACCGCTGCGATGAGCTGCAGCAGGCCATGGAGCGTGTGTTGTCCAAGCCGTGACCGGCGCCCGCGCCTACTCCGTTTCCCGTCCCCACAGTTCCTTCAATCTCCAGTTCCGGCCGCAGCCGTCGTGGTAGCGCTGGTAGTGGTAGGGCTCCTTCTTGTAGTACTGGCGGTGGTACTCCTCAGCCGGGTAGAACTCCGCGGCCGGCCTGATCTCGGTGACCACGGCGGCGCCGAGGCGGTTCTCGCGCTGCGCCTCCTCCCTGCTCTCTTCCGCTTCCCTTTTCTGTTGCTCGTTTAGGTAGAAGACCGCGGTCTGGTACTGGCTGCCGTAGTCGCAAAACTGGCGGTTCTTGGTGGTGGGGTCGATGTTGCGCCAGAACACCTGCAACAGTTCGCGGTAGCTCACCTGCGCCGGGTCGAAGACGATTTCTACTGCCTCTACGTGGCCGGTCTCCCCTTCGCAGACCTCCCGGTAGCTGGGGTTGGGCGTGGTGCCGCCGGTATAGCCGGGGAGCACTGAGAGCACCCCGGGCATCTTGTCGAATACCGGCTCCATGCACCAGAAGCACCCCCCGGCAAAGATGGCGGTTTCGGTGCGAGAGTCGGTTGCACAGTTCTCCATGGTTCCTCCTTCGCGCGGCCCTCCGACAGGTCCGGGTCGGTCAGCCCGTCACCGCGATAACTTCCTCGTAGGTGGTTATCCCTTCCAGCATCTTGCGCACGGCCTGCTCTCGCAGGGTCACCAAGCCATCATTACGGGCCGCGGCCTGCAGCTCGGCCAGGTCGACCCGCTCTCCGATCACGGCCTTGATGGTCTCGGTCACATCCAGCACCTCGAAGATACCGGTTCTCCCCTTGTAGCCGGTGCCACGACATTCGGCACACCCCTCCCCGGCCCATACCCGGGCCGGCCGCTTCAGCCCCAGGTACTCCAACTCCTCAGCACTCAGCTGGCTCTCTCGCTTGCAGTTGGGGCAGATCCTGCGCAACAGCCTCTGGGCGATAATGCCGATCACCGTCGAGGAAATGAGAAAAGAAGGGACGCCGAGGTCGAGCAACCGGGTCACGGACGAGGGGGCGTCGTTGGTGTGCAGCGTGGAAAGCACCAGGTGCCCGGTGAGCGCGGCCTGCACCGCGTTCTCGGCAGTCTCCTTGTCCCGGATCTCGCCCACCATGATGATGTCCGGATCCTGCCGCAGCACGTTCCTGAGCACCTTGTCGAAGGTGACCCCGATGCCGCTTTGCACCCCCACCTGGTTGAACTCTTCCATCACCATCTCGATGGGATCCTCGACGGTGACGATGTTCACCTCCGGCGAGGAAAGGGTCCTGAGCGATGAGTAGAGTGTGGTGGTCTTGCCGCTGCCGGTGGGGCCGGTGACCAGGATGATCCCATTGGGTCGGCGCAGGAAGGAACTGTAGAGCTGGTACTCGCGCGGATAGAAGCCGATCGTGTCAAGCTCCTGCATCAGGACGTCGGGGTCGAAGATCCTGATCACTACCTTCTCCCCGAAGGCGACCGGCAGGGTGGAAACGCGCAGTTCGACCTCGCGCCCGTCGTGGCTGGTCTTGATCCTACCGTCCTGGGGGCGCCGCTTCTCGGCGAGGTCCATGCGGGACAGCATCTTGATGCGGGAAACGATGGGTGGATGCAGCTGCTTGGGAACCACGTGCACGTTGTGCAGCACCCCGTCCACCCGCAGTCGCACCAGCGATTTTTCCCGCTTGGGCTCGATGTGGATGTCGCTGGCGCGCTGGTCGAAGGCGTACTGCAGCAGGAAGTCGACGGCTGAAATGATGTTGCGGTCGGTCCCCTCGATCTCGTGCCCGCTTTTCA
This window encodes:
- the msrA gene encoding peptide-methionine (S)-S-oxide reductase MsrA — protein: MENCATDSRTETAIFAGGCFWCMEPVFDKMPGVLSVLPGYTGGTTPNPSYREVCEGETGHVEAVEIVFDPAQVSYRELLQVFWRNIDPTTKNRQFCDYGSQYQTAVFYLNEQQKREAEESREEAQRENRLGAAVVTEIRPAAEFYPAEEYHRQYYKKEPYHYQRYHDGCGRNWRLKELWGRETE
- a CDS encoding hybrid sensor histidine kinase/response regulator, translating into MRAVSKRNQRREINKIVGVYALFGSAWIYLSGYALIWLVSDRHIAEQIEVYKGLMFIMVTSALLYQLISRFVRRLAESVDRLEESEARFQAIYHNVNDALFIHDAATGELVDVNRTMCEMFGYRPEEALGLTVSELSLGEPPYAEEDALQLLRQAATGPPMTVRWRSRKKDGSLFWSEVSLRRADIGGSDRIIVLVRDITARHQIEEALQQNEEILKVLMEEMPAGVGWADESGRIQYLNSYVSDWLGYVSDDHPTLEQLMERALPDRAYRDQVLAAWREEIAKTLESDVPVTPQEAKISCADGSSKHIILNTRLVHHRILFTLTDITKWEAMQKELLKAQKLESLGVLAGGIAHDFNNILTGILGNLSFAELLLDPEHPAQGAVKNAGKASQRAAELAHQLLTFSKGGQPIKKVVPLGRLIEESLALSLHGTKVQTRLELQEGLHAIEADEGQMNQAFSNVIINACQAMPGGGVLTVAAQNARLQANNDQGLPSGDYVKVSFTDQGCGIGYEDQKLIFDPYYSTKPGGSGLGLASVHSIVIKHGGRVEVASAPGAGTTLTFYLPSAGEAVPDEVPPQPERSGKPGEGTVLVMDDEEAIRTLTRDMLQYLGYQVVTCADGEEAVRLYREAAGEGKPFAVAIMDLTIPAGMGGKEAAQQILALDPGARLIVSSGYSNDPVMAEHADYGFCAAVVKPYRCDELQQAMERVLSKP
- a CDS encoding GspE/PulE family protein; amino-acid sequence: MQKKKMVTIKNVAQILLQRGLIDQKQFDELLDKGEAHAHRLAGAQQAGYSRRLQQTPEKPSPAEIIASMNLEVTGSGGKLLTEDAITEVLAAAVGLPYLKINPMKLDLDLVTAHISRPFALRHLIVPVAYEDGVVTLAVADPFNDEVIEELRAVKRMEFRRVLASRNDILKILREFFGFRASVQAAESEMATAVDLGNLEQFVRLKSGHEIEGTDRNIISAVDFLLQYAFDQRASDIHIEPKREKSLVRLRVDGVLHNVHVVPKQLHPPIVSRIKMLSRMDLAEKRRPQDGRIKTSHDGREVELRVSTLPVAFGEKVVIRIFDPDVLMQELDTIGFYPREYQLYSSFLRRPNGIILVTGPTGSGKTTTLYSSLRTLSSPEVNIVTVEDPIEMVMEEFNQVGVQSGIGVTFDKVLRNVLRQDPDIIMVGEIRDKETAENAVQAALTGHLVLSTLHTNDAPSSVTRLLDLGVPSFLISSTVIGIIAQRLLRRICPNCKRESQLSAEELEYLGLKRPARVWAGEGCAECRGTGYKGRTGIFEVLDVTETIKAVIGERVDLAELQAAARNDGLVTLREQAVRKMLEGITTYEEVIAVTG